The Globicephala melas chromosome 20, mGloMel1.2, whole genome shotgun sequence genome contains a region encoding:
- the NFE2L1 gene encoding endoplasmic reticulum membrane sensor NFE2L1 isoform X4: MTRLDRSSHSGGGHAKGSRPLNSLVAGHRVAQPPSAPGSRASVQDIDLIDILWRQDIDLGAGREIFDYSHRQKEQDVDKELQDGAEQEDTWPGEGAEALARNLLVDGETGESFPAQVPGGEDQTALSLEECLRLLEATCPFGENAEFPADISSITEAVPSESEPPGLQNNLLSPLLTGTESPFDLEQQWQDLMSIMEMQAMEVNTSTSEILYDAPPGDPLSTNYSLAPNTPINQNVSLHQASLGGCSQDFSLFSPEVESLPVAGSSTLLPLVPSNSTSLNSTFGSTNLAGLFFPPQLNGTANDTAGPELPDPLGGLLDEAMLDEISLMDLAIEEGFNPVQASQLEEEFDSDSGLSLDSSHSPSSLSSSEGSSSSSSSSSSSSSSSSSSTSSSASSSFSEEGAVGYSSDSETLDLEEAEGAVGYQPEYSKFCRMSYQDPAQLSCLPYLEHVGHNHTYNMAPSALDSADLPPPSTLKKGSKEKQTDFLDKQMSRDEHRARAMKIPFTNDKIINLPVEEFNELLSKYQLSEAQLSLIRDIRRRGKNKMAAQNCRKRKLDTILNLERDVEDLQRDKARLLREKVEFLRSLRQMKQKVQSLYQEVFGRLRDENGRPYSPSQYALQYAGDGSVLLIPRTLADQQARRQERKPKDRRK; encoded by the exons ATGACCCGCCTGGACCGCAGCTCTCACAGTGGTGGGGGCCATGCCAAAGGGAGCCGGCCCCTTAACTCTTTGGTGGCTGGTCACCGGGTGGCCCAGCCCCCCTCTGCTCCTGGGTCCAGGGCTTCTGTTCAG GACATAGATCTGATTGACATCCTTTGGCGACAGGATATTGACCTGGGGGCTGGGCGTGAGATTTTTGACTACAGTCATCGCCAGAAGGAGCAGGATGTGGATAAGGAGCTGCAAGATGGAGCAGAGCAGGAGGACACCTGGCCAGGCGAGGGTGCAGAAGCTCTGGCACGAAACTTGCTAGTGGATGGAGAGACTGGGGAGAGCTTCCCTGCACAG GTGCCTGGTGGGGAGGACCAGACAGCCCTGTCCCTGGAAGAGTGCCTTAGGCTGCTGGAGGCCACCTGCCCCTTTGGGGAGAATGCTGAG TTTCCAGCAGACATTTCCAGCATAACAGAAGCAGTGCCTAGTGAGAGTGAGCCCCCAGGTCTTCAAAACAATCTTTTGTCTCCTCTCCTGACGGGGACAGAGTCTCCATTTGATTTGGAACAGCAGTGGCAAGATCTCATGTCCATCATGGAAATGCAG gcCATGGAAGTGAACACATCAACAAGTGAAATCCTGTACGATGCCCCTCCAGGAGACCCACTGAGCACCAACTACAGCCTTGCCCCCAACACTCCCATCAATCAGAATGTCAGCCTGCATCAGGCGTCCCTGgggggctgcagccaggacttCTCACTCTTCAGCCCGGAGGTGGAGAGCCTGCCTGTGGCCGGCAGCTCCACGCTGCTCCCGCTGGTCCCCAGCAATTCCACCAGCCTCAACTCCACCTTTGGTTCCACCAACCTGGCAGGGCTCTTCTTTCCACCCCAGCTGAATGGCACAGCCAATGACACAGCAGGCCCTGAGCTGCCTGACCCACTCGGGGGTCTGTTAGATGAAGCCATGCTAGATGAGATCAGCCTGATGGACCTGGCCATTGAAGAAGGCTTTAACCCCGTGCAGGCCTCCCAGCTCGAAGAGGAATTTGACTCTGACTCAGGCCTCTCCTTGGACTCCAGCCATAGCCCTTCCTCCCTGAGCAGCTCTGAAGGTAGTTcttcctcctcctcgtcctcctcctcctcttcttcctcttcctcttcctctacttcttcctcagcctcttcctccttttctgagGAAGGTGCAGTTGGCTACAGTTCTGACTCTGAGACCTTGGATCTGGAAGAGGCTGAGGGCGCTGTGGGCTACCAGCCCGAGTATTCCAAGTTCTGCCGCATGAGCTACCAGGACCCAGCTCAGCTCTCCTGCCTGCCCTATTTGGAGCATGTGGGCCACAACCACACATACAACATGGCACCCAGTGCCCTCGACTCTGCTGACCTGCCACCACCCAGCACCCTCAAGAAGGGCAGCAAGGAGAAGCAGACCGACTTCCTGGACAAACAGATGAGCCGGGATGAGCATCGAGCCCGAGCCATGAAGATCCCCTTCACCAACGACAAGATCATCAACCTGCCTGTGGAGGAGTTCAACGAGCTGCTGTCCAAGTACCAGCTGAGTGAAGCCCAGCTGAGCCTCATCCGTGACATCCGGCGCCGTGGCAAGAACAAGATGGCGGCGCAGAACTGCCGCAAGCGCAAGCTGGACACCATCCTGAACCTGGAGCGGGATGTGGAGGACCTGCAGCGCGATAAAGCCCGGCTGCTGCGGGAGAAGGTTGAGTTCCTCCGGTCCCTGCGGCAGATGAAGCAGAAGGTCCAGAGCTTGTACCAGGAAGTGTTTGGGCGGCTGCGGGATGAGAACGGGCGGCCCTACTCGCCCAGTCAGTATGCGCTGCAGTATGCCGGGGATGGCAGCGTCCTCCTCATTCCCCGCACCTTGGCTGACCAGCAGGCCCGGCGGCAGGAGAGGAAGCCGAAGGACCGGAGAAAGTGa
- the NFE2L1 gene encoding endoplasmic reticulum membrane sensor NFE2L1 isoform X6 encodes MTRLDRSSHSGGGHAKGSRPLNSLVAGHRVAQPPSAPGSRASVQDIDLIDILWRQDIDLGAGREIFDYSHRQKEQDVDKELQDGAEQEDTWPGEGAEALARNLLVDGETGESFPAQFPADISSITEAVPSESEPPGLQNNLLSPLLTGTESPFDLEQQWQDLMSIMEMQAMEVNTSTSEILYDAPPGDPLSTNYSLAPNTPINQNVSLHQASLGGCSQDFSLFSPEVESLPVAGSSTLLPLVPSNSTSLNSTFGSTNLAGLFFPPQLNGTANDTAGPELPDPLGGLLDEAMLDEISLMDLAIEEGFNPVQASQLEEEFDSDSGLSLDSSHSPSSLSSSEGSSSSSSSSSSSSSSSSSSTSSSASSSFSEEGAVGYSSDSETLDLEEAEGAVGYQPEYSKFCRMSYQDPAQLSCLPYLEHVGHNHTYNMAPSALDSADLPPPSTLKKGSKEKQTDFLDKQMSRDEHRARAMKIPFTNDKIINLPVEEFNELLSKYQLSEAQLSLIRDIRRRGKNKMAAQNCRKRKLDTILNLERDVEDLQRDKARLLREKVEFLRSLRQMKQKVQSLYQEVFGRLRDENGRPYSPSQYALQYAGDGSVLLIPRTLADQQARRQERKPKDRRK; translated from the exons ATGACCCGCCTGGACCGCAGCTCTCACAGTGGTGGGGGCCATGCCAAAGGGAGCCGGCCCCTTAACTCTTTGGTGGCTGGTCACCGGGTGGCCCAGCCCCCCTCTGCTCCTGGGTCCAGGGCTTCTGTTCAG GACATAGATCTGATTGACATCCTTTGGCGACAGGATATTGACCTGGGGGCTGGGCGTGAGATTTTTGACTACAGTCATCGCCAGAAGGAGCAGGATGTGGATAAGGAGCTGCAAGATGGAGCAGAGCAGGAGGACACCTGGCCAGGCGAGGGTGCAGAAGCTCTGGCACGAAACTTGCTAGTGGATGGAGAGACTGGGGAGAGCTTCCCTGCACAG TTTCCAGCAGACATTTCCAGCATAACAGAAGCAGTGCCTAGTGAGAGTGAGCCCCCAGGTCTTCAAAACAATCTTTTGTCTCCTCTCCTGACGGGGACAGAGTCTCCATTTGATTTGGAACAGCAGTGGCAAGATCTCATGTCCATCATGGAAATGCAG gcCATGGAAGTGAACACATCAACAAGTGAAATCCTGTACGATGCCCCTCCAGGAGACCCACTGAGCACCAACTACAGCCTTGCCCCCAACACTCCCATCAATCAGAATGTCAGCCTGCATCAGGCGTCCCTGgggggctgcagccaggacttCTCACTCTTCAGCCCGGAGGTGGAGAGCCTGCCTGTGGCCGGCAGCTCCACGCTGCTCCCGCTGGTCCCCAGCAATTCCACCAGCCTCAACTCCACCTTTGGTTCCACCAACCTGGCAGGGCTCTTCTTTCCACCCCAGCTGAATGGCACAGCCAATGACACAGCAGGCCCTGAGCTGCCTGACCCACTCGGGGGTCTGTTAGATGAAGCCATGCTAGATGAGATCAGCCTGATGGACCTGGCCATTGAAGAAGGCTTTAACCCCGTGCAGGCCTCCCAGCTCGAAGAGGAATTTGACTCTGACTCAGGCCTCTCCTTGGACTCCAGCCATAGCCCTTCCTCCCTGAGCAGCTCTGAAGGTAGTTcttcctcctcctcgtcctcctcctcctcttcttcctcttcctcttcctctacttcttcctcagcctcttcctccttttctgagGAAGGTGCAGTTGGCTACAGTTCTGACTCTGAGACCTTGGATCTGGAAGAGGCTGAGGGCGCTGTGGGCTACCAGCCCGAGTATTCCAAGTTCTGCCGCATGAGCTACCAGGACCCAGCTCAGCTCTCCTGCCTGCCCTATTTGGAGCATGTGGGCCACAACCACACATACAACATGGCACCCAGTGCCCTCGACTCTGCTGACCTGCCACCACCCAGCACCCTCAAGAAGGGCAGCAAGGAGAAGCAGACCGACTTCCTGGACAAACAGATGAGCCGGGATGAGCATCGAGCCCGAGCCATGAAGATCCCCTTCACCAACGACAAGATCATCAACCTGCCTGTGGAGGAGTTCAACGAGCTGCTGTCCAAGTACCAGCTGAGTGAAGCCCAGCTGAGCCTCATCCGTGACATCCGGCGCCGTGGCAAGAACAAGATGGCGGCGCAGAACTGCCGCAAGCGCAAGCTGGACACCATCCTGAACCTGGAGCGGGATGTGGAGGACCTGCAGCGCGATAAAGCCCGGCTGCTGCGGGAGAAGGTTGAGTTCCTCCGGTCCCTGCGGCAGATGAAGCAGAAGGTCCAGAGCTTGTACCAGGAAGTGTTTGGGCGGCTGCGGGATGAGAACGGGCGGCCCTACTCGCCCAGTCAGTATGCGCTGCAGTATGCCGGGGATGGCAGCGTCCTCCTCATTCCCCGCACCTTGGCTGACCAGCAGGCCCGGCGGCAGGAGAGGAAGCCGAAGGACCGGAGAAAGTGa
- the NFE2L1 gene encoding endoplasmic reticulum membrane sensor NFE2L1 isoform X5 codes for MTRLDRSSHSGGGHAKGSRPLNSLVAGHRVAQPPSAPGSRASVQDIDLGAGREIFDYSHRQKEQDVDKELQDGAEQEDTWPGEGAEALARNLLVDGETGESFPAQVPGGEDQTALSLEECLRLLEATCPFGENAEFPADISSITEAVPSESEPPGLQNNLLSPLLTGTESPFDLEQQWQDLMSIMEMQAMEVNTSTSEILYDAPPGDPLSTNYSLAPNTPINQNVSLHQASLGGCSQDFSLFSPEVESLPVAGSSTLLPLVPSNSTSLNSTFGSTNLAGLFFPPQLNGTANDTAGPELPDPLGGLLDEAMLDEISLMDLAIEEGFNPVQASQLEEEFDSDSGLSLDSSHSPSSLSSSEGSSSSSSSSSSSSSSSSSSTSSSASSSFSEEGAVGYSSDSETLDLEEAEGAVGYQPEYSKFCRMSYQDPAQLSCLPYLEHVGHNHTYNMAPSALDSADLPPPSTLKKGSKEKQTDFLDKQMSRDEHRARAMKIPFTNDKIINLPVEEFNELLSKYQLSEAQLSLIRDIRRRGKNKMAAQNCRKRKLDTILNLERDVEDLQRDKARLLREKVEFLRSLRQMKQKVQSLYQEVFGRLRDENGRPYSPSQYALQYAGDGSVLLIPRTLADQQARRQERKPKDRRK; via the exons ATGACCCGCCTGGACCGCAGCTCTCACAGTGGTGGGGGCCATGCCAAAGGGAGCCGGCCCCTTAACTCTTTGGTGGCTGGTCACCGGGTGGCCCAGCCCCCCTCTGCTCCTGGGTCCAGGGCTTCTGTTCAG GATATTGACCTGGGGGCTGGGCGTGAGATTTTTGACTACAGTCATCGCCAGAAGGAGCAGGATGTGGATAAGGAGCTGCAAGATGGAGCAGAGCAGGAGGACACCTGGCCAGGCGAGGGTGCAGAAGCTCTGGCACGAAACTTGCTAGTGGATGGAGAGACTGGGGAGAGCTTCCCTGCACAG GTGCCTGGTGGGGAGGACCAGACAGCCCTGTCCCTGGAAGAGTGCCTTAGGCTGCTGGAGGCCACCTGCCCCTTTGGGGAGAATGCTGAG TTTCCAGCAGACATTTCCAGCATAACAGAAGCAGTGCCTAGTGAGAGTGAGCCCCCAGGTCTTCAAAACAATCTTTTGTCTCCTCTCCTGACGGGGACAGAGTCTCCATTTGATTTGGAACAGCAGTGGCAAGATCTCATGTCCATCATGGAAATGCAG gcCATGGAAGTGAACACATCAACAAGTGAAATCCTGTACGATGCCCCTCCAGGAGACCCACTGAGCACCAACTACAGCCTTGCCCCCAACACTCCCATCAATCAGAATGTCAGCCTGCATCAGGCGTCCCTGgggggctgcagccaggacttCTCACTCTTCAGCCCGGAGGTGGAGAGCCTGCCTGTGGCCGGCAGCTCCACGCTGCTCCCGCTGGTCCCCAGCAATTCCACCAGCCTCAACTCCACCTTTGGTTCCACCAACCTGGCAGGGCTCTTCTTTCCACCCCAGCTGAATGGCACAGCCAATGACACAGCAGGCCCTGAGCTGCCTGACCCACTCGGGGGTCTGTTAGATGAAGCCATGCTAGATGAGATCAGCCTGATGGACCTGGCCATTGAAGAAGGCTTTAACCCCGTGCAGGCCTCCCAGCTCGAAGAGGAATTTGACTCTGACTCAGGCCTCTCCTTGGACTCCAGCCATAGCCCTTCCTCCCTGAGCAGCTCTGAAGGTAGTTcttcctcctcctcgtcctcctcctcctcttcttcctcttcctcttcctctacttcttcctcagcctcttcctccttttctgagGAAGGTGCAGTTGGCTACAGTTCTGACTCTGAGACCTTGGATCTGGAAGAGGCTGAGGGCGCTGTGGGCTACCAGCCCGAGTATTCCAAGTTCTGCCGCATGAGCTACCAGGACCCAGCTCAGCTCTCCTGCCTGCCCTATTTGGAGCATGTGGGCCACAACCACACATACAACATGGCACCCAGTGCCCTCGACTCTGCTGACCTGCCACCACCCAGCACCCTCAAGAAGGGCAGCAAGGAGAAGCAGACCGACTTCCTGGACAAACAGATGAGCCGGGATGAGCATCGAGCCCGAGCCATGAAGATCCCCTTCACCAACGACAAGATCATCAACCTGCCTGTGGAGGAGTTCAACGAGCTGCTGTCCAAGTACCAGCTGAGTGAAGCCCAGCTGAGCCTCATCCGTGACATCCGGCGCCGTGGCAAGAACAAGATGGCGGCGCAGAACTGCCGCAAGCGCAAGCTGGACACCATCCTGAACCTGGAGCGGGATGTGGAGGACCTGCAGCGCGATAAAGCCCGGCTGCTGCGGGAGAAGGTTGAGTTCCTCCGGTCCCTGCGGCAGATGAAGCAGAAGGTCCAGAGCTTGTACCAGGAAGTGTTTGGGCGGCTGCGGGATGAGAACGGGCGGCCCTACTCGCCCAGTCAGTATGCGCTGCAGTATGCCGGGGATGGCAGCGTCCTCCTCATTCCCCGCACCTTGGCTGACCAGCAGGCCCGGCGGCAGGAGAGGAAGCCGAAGGACCGGAGAAAGTGa